The Manihot esculenta cultivar AM560-2 chromosome 1, M.esculenta_v8, whole genome shotgun sequence genome has a window encoding:
- the LOC110607340 gene encoding receptor-like protein EIX2, whose protein sequence is MGTSTANVVEILALLILLQSVSSFCNGDNFNGSCIKTEREALVKFKSSLLNNSNSLPSWVGDDCCRWHGVTCDDITGHVVNLVLSWTSIRGNISLHLGNLSNLQYLDLSWNYDLSANPSLAIHSLHFPSSLKYLYLWYVVLDKCDNWLQSINMLPSLLELELWNCELSIIGDVSHVNFTSLEVLDLGWNNFHSTIPCWLYNITKLQNLSLSYSAFRGSLSTDISNLNSLASLDADFNSLEGNIPNTLNSIPDNLGKFKRLKVISLSKNSFWGSIPVSIGQLYNLETLDFSKNSLHGKVSELHLLNLRSLINLNTGGNSLAFDIDPEWIPPFQLDWIDLSSCEVGPSFPQWLKTQKGIRFLEMSNAGISDNIPDWFENISSNIVGLVLSYNQLFGTLPTFRKLNTTYANEYRIILLKSNQFDGFLSCSHFDATILDISNNLLHGQIPQNLSEMMPRLRLLSLSNNYLNGTVPATLCRIESLQILDLSNNHLSGRIPSCWGNLPSLTVIDFSSNMLSGEVPMSLGSQESLVSLHLQNNTLQGNIPMSLRNLESLETLDLSMNAFDGFIPSWIGESLSSLKVLSVHSNKFEGEIPLQLCYLASLRILNLANNVMTGTIPNCFGNFTAIAMHEQKEDWDYYTNAEPYAGLVRASYGENVQVYVKGIELEYTSTLRFLYSIDLSGNNFVGEIPQELINLSGLQNLNLSTNKLFGHIPWNIGKLSSLESLDLSENELAGSIPFSISDLNFLSHLNLSFNHLSGRIPTGNQLQTLDD, encoded by the exons ATGGGAACATCAACTGCCAATGTTGTTGAGATTCTTGCCTTGCTCATTCTACTTCAAAGCGTTTCCTCCTTCTGCAATGGAGATAATTTCAATGGAAGCTGTATCAAGACTGAAAGAGAAGCTCTTGTCAAGTTCAAGTCAAGCCTCCTCAACAATTCAAACTCGTTGCCTTCATGGGTGGGAGATGACTGCTGCAGATGGCACGGAGTCACTTGCGATGACATAACCGGTCATGTAGTTAACCTCGTTCTTTCTTGGACGTCCATCAGGGGAAACATTTCCCTTCATCTTGGAAATCTTTCAAACTTGCAGTATCTTGATCTCAGTTGGAATTATGATCTCAGTGCGAATCCTTCATTGGCAATCCACAGTCTCCATTTTCCATCTTCTTTGAAATACTTGTACTTGTGGTACGTGGTCCTGGACAAGTGTGACAATTGGTTGCAGTCAATAAACATGCTTCCTTCTTTACTAGAATTAGAATTGTGGAATTGTGAGCTTTCCATCATTGGTGATGTTTCACATGTCAATTTTACATCTCTTGAGGTTCTCGACCTTGGATGGAACAACTTCCATTCCACAATCCCATGCTGGTTATATAATAttaccaaacttcaaaatctttcTCTGTCTTATAGTGCTTTCCGAGGGTCTCTTTCCACTGATATCAGTAATCTTAATTCTCTTGCTTCCCTTGATGCGGATTTTAATTCTTTGGAAGGCAACATACCCAACACGTTGAACAG TATTCCAGATAATTTGGGCAAATTTAAACGCCTGAAAGTTATTTCTCTTTCTAAAAACTCTTTCTGGGGTTCAATTCCTGTATCCATCGGACAGCTTTACAACCTTGAAACACTAGATTTCAGTAAGAATTCATTGCATGGGAAAGTTTCTGAACTTCACTTGTTAAACCTGAGAAGCTTGATTAATTTGAATACGGGTGGGAATTCTTTAGCTTTTGATATTGATCCCGAATGGATACCTCCTTTTCAACTTGACTGGATTGATTTATCATCTTGTGAAGTAGGGCCTTCGTTTCCACAGTGGCTCAAAACACAAAAAGGCATTAGATTTTTAGAAATGTCTAATGCAGGCATCTCAGATAACATCCCTGACTGGTTTGAAAATATTTCTTCCAATATAGTAGGATTGGTTTTATCTTATAATCAGTTGTTTGGGACCTTGCCAACTTTCAGAAAACTGAACACAACTTATGCTAACGAATATAGGATCATATTGTTGAAATCTAACCAGTTTGATGGTTTTTTAAGCTGTTCTCATTTTGATGCAACCATATTGGATATCTCCAACAACTTGCTCCACGGCCAGATTCCCCAGAATCTCAGTGAAATGATGCCACGTCTGCGACTCTTATCCCTCTCCAACAACTACTTGAATGGTACCGTTCCAGCTACTTTATGCAGGATTGAATCTTTACAAATTCTTGATCTTTCGAATAATCATCTATCAGGAAGAATACCTTCATGTTGGGGAAATTTGCCAAGTTTAACTGTGATTGATTTTTCAAGTAATATGCTGAGTGGTGAGGTTCCAATGTCCTTGGGTTCTCAAGAGTCGCTTGTTTCCCTGCATCTGCAAAACAATACTCTGCAAGGAAACATCCCAATGTCATTAAGGAATCTAGAATCCTTGGAGACTCTTGATCTTAGCATGAATGCTTTTGATGGTTTTATTCCTTCATGGATAGGTGAGAGCCTATCTTCTCTGAAAGTACTGAGTGTTCACTCCAATAAATTTGAAGGTGAGATTCCTCTGCAGCTTTGCTACCTTGCTTCTCTTCGCATATTGAACTTGGCAAATAATGTGATGACTGGAACAATACCTAATTGTTTTGGCAATTTTACTGCAATTGCTATGCATGAGCAGAAAGAGGATTGGGACTATTACACTAATGCTGAACCCTATGCGGGTCTTGTAAGAGCTAGCTATGGTGAGAATGTGCAGGTTTATGTCAAAGGAATAGAGCTTGAATATACTAGCACACTTCGATTTCTGTATTCCATTGACCTTTCAGGAAATAACTTTGTTGGAGAAATTCCCCAGGAGTTGATAAATCTTTCAGGTCTACAGAACCTGAATCTATCTACAAACAAATTGTTTGGACATATCCCTTGGAACATTGGCAAGTTAAGCTCACTAGAATCACTCGACTTGTCTGAAAATGAACTTGCTGGCTCTATTCCATTCAGCATTtctgatttgaattttttaagtcACTTGAATTTGTCATTCAATCACTTATCTGGACGAATTCCAACGGGAAACCAACTTCAGACTTTGGATGAC
- the LOC122721298 gene encoding receptor-like protein EIX2, giving the protein MSLGSQESLVSLHLQNNTLKGNIPMSLRNLESLETLDLSMNAFDGFIPSWIGESLSSLKVLSIHSNKFEGEIPLPLCYLASLRILNLANNMMTGTIPNCFGNFTAIAMHEQKGHWDYYTKDQPFAFVSASYGENVQVYVKGIELKYTRTLRFLYSIDLSGNNFVGEIPQELMNLSGLQILNLSTNKLDGHIPWNIGKLSSLESLDLSENELSGSIPSSISDLNFLSHLNLSFNHLSGRIPKGNQLQTLDDKSIYIGNDGLCGPPLNNYSDDADESPKGHEKGGTTRKDDSEMVWFYSGMGMGFAAGFVGVCSILYFNDSWRCAWFGLVDRVYNKLWVTIAIKANQVKRKFLRNKIEGNA; this is encoded by the coding sequence ATGTCCTTGGGTTCTCAAGAGTCGCTTGTTTCCCTGCATCTGCAAAACAATACTCTGAAAGGAAACATCCCAATGTCATTAAGGAATCTAGAATCCTTGGAGACTCTTGATCTTAGCATGAATGCTTTTGATGGTTTTATTCCTTCATGGATAGGTGAGAGCCTATCTTCTCTGAAAGTACTGAGTATTCACTCTAATAAATTTGAAGGTGAGATTCCTCTGCCGCTTTGCTACCTTGCTTCTCTTCGCATATTGAACTTGGCAAATAACATGATGACTGGAACCATACCTAATTGTTTTGGCAATTTTACTGCAATTGCTATGCATGAGCAGAAAGGGCATTGGGACTATTACACTAAAGATCAACCCTTTGCTTTTGTATCAGCTAGCTATGGTGAGAATGTGCAGGTTTATGTCAAAGGAATAGAGCTTAAATATACTAGAACACTTCGATTTCTCTATTCCATTGACCTTTCAGGAAATAACTTTGTTGGAGAAATTCCCCAGGAGTTGATGAATCTTTCAGGTCTACAGATCCTGAATCTATCTACAAACAAATTGGATGGACATATCCCTTGGAACATTGGCAAGTTAAGCTCACTAGAATCACTTGACTTGTCTGAAAATGAACTTTCTGGCTCTATTCCATCCAGTATTTCtgatttaaactttttaagtCACTTGAATTTGTCATTCAATCACTTATCTGGACGAATTCCAAAGGGAAACCAACTTCAGACTTTGGATGACAAATCCATCTACATCGGCAACGATGGACTTTGTGGACCTCCATTGAATAACTATTCAGATGATGCAGATGAATCGCCTAAAGGTCATGAAAAAGGTGGCACTACGAGGAAAGATGACTCTGAAATGGTTTGGTTCTACAGTGGTATGGGAATGGGATTTGCGGCTGGATTTGTTGGAGTTTGTAGCATCTTGTACTTCAACGACTCATGGAGGTGTGCTTGGTTTGGGTTAGTTGACAGAGTCTATAACAAGCTTTGGGTAACAATTGCAATCAAGGCAAATCAAGTGAAGAGAAAGTTTCTCAGAAACAAAATAGAAGGAAATGCATGA
- the LOC110607339 gene encoding receptor-like protein EIX1 gives MGTSTANVVEILALLILLQSVSSFCNGDNFNGSCIKTEREALVKFKSSLLNNSNSLPSWVGDDCCRWHGVTCDDITGHVVKLVLSRASIMGNISLHLGNLSNLQYLDLSWNHDLSVNPSLAIHSLHFPSSLKYLYLSYVVLDKCDNWLQSINMLPSLIELELWNCELSIIGDVSHVNFTSLEVLDLGINNFHSTIPSWLYNITKLRHLVLQSSAFRGSLSTDISNLNSLASLYAGSNSLQSNVPNTLNRLCNLIELDLGYNKFSGEISGTFGNSSGCIKNSLENLYLLNNSFSGSIPDNLGQFKRLKVLFLSKNSFWGSIPESLGQLYNLERLGLSQNSLHGKVSELHLLNLRSLIELSMGGNSLVFDIDPEWIPPFQLDSIDLSSCEVGPSFPEWLKTQKSIRFLEMSNASISDNIPDWFENISSNIVGLVLSYNQLFGTLPTFRKLNTTYANEYRIILLKSNQFDGFLSCSHFDATILDISNNLLHGQIPQNLSEMMPSLQLLSLSNNYLNGTVPATLCRSGSLQILDLSNNHLSGRIPSCWGNLPSLTVIDFSTY, from the exons ATGGGAACATCAACTGCCAATGTTGTTGAGATTCTTGCCTTGCTCATTCTACTTCAAAGCGTTTCCTCCTTCTGCAATGGAGATAATTTCAATGGAAGCTGTATCAAGACTGAAAGAGAAGCTCTTGTGAAGTTCAAGTCAAGCCTCCTCAACAATTCAAACTCGTTGCCTTCATGGGTGGGAGATGATTGCTGCAGATGGCACGGAGTCACTTGCGATGACATAACCGGTCATGTAGTTAAGCTCGTTCTTTCTCGGGCGTCCATCATGGGAAACATTTCCCTTCATCTTGGAAATCTTTCAAACTTGCAGTATCTTGATCTCAGTTGGAATCATGATCTCAGTGTGAATCCTTCATTGGCAATCCACAGCCTCCATTTTCCATCTTCTTTGAAATACTTGTACTTGTCGTACGTGGTCCTGGACAAGTGTGACAATTGGTTGCAGTCAATAAACATGCTTCCTTCTTTAATAGAATTAGAATTGTGGAATTGTGAGCTTTCCATCATTGGTGATGTTTCACATGTCAATTTTACATCTCTTGAGGTTCTCGACCTTGGAATTAACAACTTCCATTCCACAATCCCAAGCTGGTTATATAATATTACCAAACTTCGACATCTTGTTCTACAGTCTAGTGCTTTCCGAGGGTCTCTTTCCACTGATATCAGTAATCTTAATTCTCTTGCTTCCCTTTATGCGGGTTCTAATTCTTTGCAAAGCAACGTACCCAACACGTTAAACAGGCTTTGCAATTTGATTGAGCTAGACTTGGGTTACAACAAGTTCAGCGGTGAGATTTCCGGAACTTTTGGCAACTCATCCGGTTGCATCAAGAACAGTTTAGAGAATCTGTATCTTTTAAACAATTCCTTTTCTGGTAGTATTCCAGATAATTTGGGACAATTTAAACGCCTGAAAGTCCTTTTTCTTTCTAAAAACTCTTTCTGGGGTTCAATTCCTGAATCCCTTGGACAGCTTTACAACCTTGAAAGACTAGGTTTGAGTCAGAATTCATTGCATGGGAAAGTTTCTGAACTTCACTTGTTAAACCTGAGAAGCTTGATTGAGTTGAGTATGGGTGGGAATTCTTTAGTTTTTGATATAGATCCCGAATGGATACCTCCTTTTCAACTTGACTCGATTGATTTATCATCTTGTGAAGTAGGGCCTTCGTTTCCAGAGTGGCTCAAAACACAAAAGAGCATTAGATTTTTAGAAatgtctaatgcaagcatctcaGATAACATCCCTGACTGGTTTGAAAATATTTCTTCCAATATAGTAGGATTGGTTTTATCTTATAATCAGTTGTTTGGGACCTTGCCAACTTTCAGAAAACTGAACACAACTTATGCTAACGAATATAGGATCATATTGTTGAAATCTAACCAGTTTGATGGTTTTTTAAGCTGTTCTCATTTTGATGCAACCATATTGGATATCTCCAACAACTTGCTCCACGGCCAGATTCCCCAGAATCTCAGTGAAATGATGCCAAGTCTGCAACTCTTATCCCTCTCCAACAACTACTTGAATGGTACCGTTCCAGCTACTTTATGCAGGAGTGGATCTTTACAAATTCTTGATCTTTCGAATAATCATCTATCAGGAAGAATACCTTCATGTTGGGGAAATTTGCCAAGTTTAACTGTGATTGATTTTTCAA ctTATTGA